One part of the Marinobacter sp. MDS2 genome encodes these proteins:
- a CDS encoding BCCT family transporter, with protein MAQGNQKSGGDYSIAQLGDPVVLTLSVGFIALFVGFSLFDLKGVADAIGSGFTWTARVFGSYFQMLLLATFFIAIGLACTPAAKAKIGNLDRPEMSTFRWLSIIMCTLLAGGGVFFAAGEPVYHFVVTPPAFDTEPGTIEAVSSAMAQSFMHWGFLAWAVLGTLAAIVLAHTHYVKGKPLQPRTLLYPVFGERIMSGWIGSVVDAFCVIAIVAGTVGPIGFLATQMSFGLSELFGLTDGLGTQMAILAALAAIYVTSAVTGVHRGIQFLSRMNVFLALAIAAIIFVFGPTLFYTNTYMQSMGQYVSSFLDMATMTADTAPNWWMKWWTVFFFAWFIGYAPLMAIFVARISRGRSIREMILAVAVMAPIATTIWFTLLGGSGIYYQMTGVIDLAEALNNFRFDVATLTVAQALPGGGFMALAILILTTIFVATTGDSMSYSIAVVSSGHDQPKTFVRAFWGVAMAAMAGILLYMGSGQIGVLQQFIVITAIPVSFILLPSLWLGPKAAYAMAREQKIID; from the coding sequence ATGGCTCAGGGTAACCAGAAATCAGGCGGTGACTATTCGATAGCACAGCTTGGTGACCCGGTAGTACTTACGCTCAGTGTCGGCTTTATTGCGCTGTTTGTAGGCTTTTCTTTGTTTGACCTGAAAGGCGTCGCCGACGCAATTGGCAGCGGCTTCACCTGGACCGCACGGGTCTTTGGCAGTTACTTCCAGATGTTACTTCTGGCCACCTTCTTTATTGCTATCGGCCTGGCCTGCACGCCCGCAGCCAAAGCCAAAATCGGTAATCTGGACCGCCCGGAAATGAGCACCTTCCGCTGGCTCTCCATCATTATGTGCACACTGCTGGCGGGAGGCGGCGTGTTCTTTGCAGCCGGCGAGCCTGTGTACCACTTTGTGGTCACGCCACCGGCGTTTGACACGGAGCCCGGCACCATCGAGGCCGTCTCCAGCGCAATGGCTCAATCGTTCATGCACTGGGGCTTTTTGGCTTGGGCTGTGCTCGGCACCTTGGCCGCCATCGTGCTGGCACACACCCACTACGTGAAAGGCAAGCCACTACAGCCACGCACTCTGCTGTACCCGGTATTCGGTGAACGCATCATGAGCGGCTGGATTGGCAGTGTTGTCGATGCTTTCTGCGTGATTGCCATCGTAGCCGGCACCGTCGGCCCGATTGGCTTCCTCGCGACTCAAATGAGTTTTGGTCTGAGCGAACTGTTCGGCCTGACTGATGGGCTGGGCACACAAATGGCCATTTTGGCCGCTCTCGCCGCCATTTACGTCACCTCAGCCGTGACCGGTGTTCACCGCGGCATCCAGTTTTTGAGCCGGATGAACGTGTTCTTGGCACTGGCTATTGCAGCCATCATTTTTGTCTTCGGTCCCACGCTGTTCTACACCAACACCTACATGCAAAGCATGGGTCAGTACGTATCGTCATTCCTCGACATGGCGACCATGACAGCGGATACCGCACCTAACTGGTGGATGAAGTGGTGGACTGTGTTCTTCTTCGCTTGGTTCATCGGCTATGCACCACTTATGGCGATCTTCGTTGCCCGTATTTCTCGCGGCCGAAGCATTCGGGAAATGATTCTCGCGGTCGCGGTGATGGCCCCGATTGCGACCACTATTTGGTTCACCCTGCTCGGCGGTTCCGGTATTTACTACCAAATGACGGGTGTGATCGATCTGGCGGAAGCCTTGAACAACTTCCGTTTTGACGTCGCCACCCTGACGGTTGCGCAAGCTCTGCCGGGCGGCGGATTCATGGCACTTGCCATTCTGATTCTGACCACGATTTTTGTGGCAACCACCGGCGACTCCATGAGCTACTCCATTGCGGTTGTCAGCTCCGGCCACGATCAGCCGAAAACGTTTGTTCGTGCATTTTGGGGTGTCGCAATGGCCGCCATGGCTGGCATTTTGCTGTACATGGGTTCGGGTCAAATCGGCGTGCTGCAACAGTTTATCGTCATCACAGCAATTCCAGTGTCGTTCATTCTGCTGCCGTCACTGTGGCTTGGGCCTAAAGCCGCTTACGCCATGGCTCGTGAGCAGAAGATCATTGATTGA
- a CDS encoding Ldh family oxidoreductase: protein MFRKINELQGLSRKAFIAIGFDEGDANDAADMVAWMEAHGLNGVTALRKGLDFLLNEDKTHPPKLIYQDADLCVVDAENKTVLGHASLAIELGYAKCRARGLSVTKIRHCHNRMLIVGYLSRIARRGMSVTAFWRNSHEPLTEIIVSFKSGEAEPEICMYGLPSIPDDTEPNNGITLVMVNHVDLLPDLKPDAPANDLILQNRAAMLDWHERSLVDGIEVDPELWERLKLLATKMLVESSEDSRQGAGTGTNDND from the coding sequence GTGTTCCGGAAAATCAACGAACTGCAGGGACTGTCCCGAAAAGCCTTCATCGCCATTGGTTTTGACGAAGGCGATGCCAACGATGCGGCCGATATGGTGGCCTGGATGGAAGCTCATGGGCTGAATGGTGTCACCGCACTGCGTAAGGGTCTGGATTTTCTGCTCAACGAAGACAAAACCCACCCGCCCAAGCTGATCTATCAGGATGCAGATCTCTGTGTGGTGGATGCCGAAAACAAAACCGTGCTCGGCCACGCCAGTCTGGCGATCGAGTTGGGTTATGCCAAGTGCCGTGCCCGCGGCCTGTCGGTCACCAAAATACGCCATTGCCACAACCGCATGCTTATTGTGGGCTATCTATCTCGCATCGCGAGACGAGGCATGAGCGTGACCGCGTTCTGGCGTAACTCTCACGAACCGCTGACCGAAATCATTGTGAGCTTTAAATCGGGCGAGGCCGAACCCGAGATTTGCATGTACGGACTGCCGTCCATCCCCGACGACACCGAACCCAACAACGGCATTACGCTGGTCATGGTGAACCATGTGGACCTGCTACCCGATCTGAAACCGGACGCGCCGGCCAATGATCTGATTCTGCAAAACCGCGCCGCCATGCTGGACTGGCACGAGCGATCACTGGTTGACGGCATCGAGGTGGACCCGGAGCTTTGGGAACGCCTGAAACTGCTGGCAACGAAAATGCTGGTCGAATCCTCTGAAGACTCACGCCAAGGCGCTGGCACCGGCACCAACGACAACGACTAA
- a CDS encoding RidA family protein — protein sequence MNPYPVNTNLPASKSPLAWATVGNGVLFTAQIPIDAEGKVVDGGIEAQITQTLANLKHTLESAGSQVSDLTQVVIYVTDREDLATVNRVYADFVSEPYPNRAAIIVSGFAREEMLVEILAYAVVP from the coding sequence ATGAACCCGTATCCGGTAAACACCAACCTGCCTGCCTCGAAATCCCCTCTCGCCTGGGCTACGGTCGGAAACGGCGTGCTGTTTACGGCGCAAATTCCCATTGATGCCGAAGGCAAAGTGGTAGACGGCGGCATTGAAGCCCAAATCACCCAGACTCTGGCCAATTTGAAACACACATTGGAAAGCGCAGGCAGCCAAGTTTCCGATCTCACACAGGTGGTGATCTACGTGACTGACCGGGAAGACCTCGCCACGGTTAACCGCGTGTACGCCGATTTCGTGTCTGAGCCCTACCCGAACCGGGCCGCGATCATTGTCTCCGGCTTCGCCCGAGAGGAAATGCTGGTCGAAATTCTTGCCTATGCGGTCGTTCCGTAG
- the mqo gene encoding malate dehydrogenase (quinone) — translation MAVRQADVVLVGGGVMSATLGVMLKQLDPSLDIVMLERLDHVAHESTDGWNNAGTGHAGYCELNYTPETDDGDVEIARALQINAQFEVSLQLWSYLVEQGILPEPTSFINRTPHQSFVWGEENVAFLKRRFERLKDHHLFREMEYTESPKELEEWMPLVVGNRNPMEKVAATRIKHGSDVDFGSLTRSMVKWLESQPNFELMVNSPVYYIDQRDNGRWKLRVKNQKTGETTKLEAGFVFLGAGGGALPLLQKSGIDEARGYGGFPVSGQWLVCQKPEIVNEHHSKVYGKAPIGAPPMSVPHLDTRIINGEPALLFGPFAGFTTRFLKQGSMFDLFGSVRATNLRPMLSVGKSNMDLTRYLIGEVFQSHADRVEALRNFFPDAKEEDWTLQMAGQRVQIIKQTKEGGGKLEFGTEIVAAKDGSLAALLGASPGASTAANAMLNVLERCFPEKMQTKEWQERMRTLVPSYGQSLVENEELLNTVRERTLKTLQLG, via the coding sequence ATGGCCGTTAGACAGGCAGATGTAGTGCTGGTCGGTGGGGGCGTCATGAGCGCAACCCTCGGCGTGATGCTCAAGCAGCTTGATCCGTCTCTGGATATTGTCATGCTGGAGCGCCTGGACCACGTTGCTCACGAGAGCACAGATGGATGGAACAACGCGGGCACAGGCCATGCGGGTTACTGTGAACTGAACTACACACCTGAAACGGACGACGGCGACGTAGAAATCGCGCGAGCGCTGCAGATTAATGCGCAGTTCGAAGTGTCGCTGCAGCTTTGGTCTTACCTTGTAGAGCAAGGCATTCTGCCGGAACCGACCTCCTTTATTAACCGCACACCGCACCAGAGCTTTGTCTGGGGCGAAGAGAACGTGGCTTTTCTGAAACGCCGCTTTGAGCGCCTGAAAGATCATCATTTGTTCCGGGAAATGGAGTACACCGAGAGCCCGAAAGAGCTGGAAGAGTGGATGCCGTTGGTGGTTGGCAACCGCAATCCAATGGAGAAGGTGGCGGCCACCCGCATCAAGCACGGCTCGGATGTGGATTTTGGCTCCCTGACCCGCAGTATGGTCAAGTGGCTGGAAAGTCAGCCGAACTTCGAATTGATGGTCAACTCGCCGGTTTATTACATTGATCAGCGTGACAACGGCCGCTGGAAGCTGCGGGTGAAGAACCAGAAAACCGGCGAAACCACCAAATTGGAAGCCGGATTTGTTTTCCTGGGGGCCGGTGGTGGCGCTTTGCCGCTGTTGCAGAAATCCGGCATTGATGAAGCGCGCGGATACGGCGGCTTCCCGGTGAGTGGCCAGTGGCTGGTGTGTCAAAAGCCCGAGATTGTTAACGAACATCACTCCAAGGTATACGGCAAAGCTCCGATTGGTGCGCCCCCTATGTCGGTGCCGCATTTGGACACCCGTATCATCAACGGTGAGCCCGCGTTGCTGTTCGGGCCGTTTGCGGGCTTCACCACGCGCTTCCTCAAGCAGGGCTCTATGTTTGATTTGTTCGGATCTGTCCGGGCCACTAACTTGCGCCCGATGCTGTCAGTCGGCAAGAGCAACATGGACCTGACCCGTTATTTGATTGGCGAAGTGTTCCAGTCGCATGCTGACCGCGTGGAAGCGTTGCGCAACTTCTTCCCGGATGCGAAGGAAGAGGATTGGACTTTGCAGATGGCCGGCCAGCGCGTGCAGATCATCAAGCAAACCAAAGAAGGCGGCGGCAAGCTCGAGTTCGGTACTGAGATTGTGGCTGCAAAAGACGGTTCTCTGGCGGCCTTGCTGGGTGCATCGCCGGGTGCGTCCACGGCGGCTAACGCGATGTTGAACGTGCTGGAGCGCTGTTTCCCTGAAAAAATGCAGACCAAAGAGTGGCAGGAGCGTATGAGAACGCTGGTGCCGTCTTATGGTCAGTCATTGGTGGAAAACGAAGAGCTGCTGAACACCGTTCGTGAGCGGACTCTGAAAACGCTTCAGCTGGGCTGA
- a CDS encoding calcium/sodium antiporter, translating to MLMAIGAIILGLILLVWSADKFVEGAAATAKHLGMPALLIGMVIIGFGTSAPELAVSAMAASDGNPGLALGNGYGSNITNIALIVGLTALIAPIAVHSQVIRKELPLLVVLTLIAGVQLLDGELSRLDGWVLLAVFAAVMGWSIYQGYQGKEDPLAEGVDSDLITHPMPMKNAIIWLVIGLILLVVSSRMLVWGAVSIAQALGISDLVIGLTIVAIGTSLPELASAIAAVKKNEHDLILGNILGSGIFNTLAVVGLAATIQPLSVDPEVLYRDWTLMLGLTVALLVMGFGITGWRKLISRVDGVLLVTVYVAYTGYLLSTVVAAA from the coding sequence ATGTTAATGGCTATTGGCGCCATTATTCTGGGGCTGATTTTACTGGTTTGGAGTGCGGACAAATTCGTTGAAGGCGCAGCGGCTACGGCCAAGCATTTAGGCATGCCCGCCTTGCTGATCGGTATGGTGATCATCGGTTTTGGCACCTCCGCTCCAGAGCTTGCAGTGTCGGCGATGGCCGCTTCCGATGGCAATCCCGGGCTGGCACTCGGTAACGGCTACGGTTCCAACATCACCAACATCGCCCTGATCGTTGGCCTGACCGCTCTCATTGCGCCCATTGCGGTGCATTCTCAGGTTATCCGCAAGGAACTTCCCCTGCTGGTGGTGCTGACGCTGATCGCAGGTGTCCAATTATTGGACGGCGAGCTGTCACGACTGGATGGCTGGGTTTTGCTTGCGGTGTTCGCAGCGGTCATGGGCTGGTCAATCTATCAGGGCTACCAAGGCAAAGAAGACCCGCTTGCAGAAGGCGTTGACTCGGACCTGATTACCCATCCAATGCCGATGAAAAACGCGATTATCTGGCTGGTGATCGGGCTGATTCTGCTCGTCGTGAGTTCCCGCATGCTGGTCTGGGGCGCGGTCAGCATCGCTCAGGCTCTGGGCATCAGTGATCTGGTGATCGGGCTGACCATTGTCGCCATTGGCACCTCACTCCCGGAACTGGCGTCCGCCATCGCCGCGGTAAAAAAGAACGAGCATGACCTCATTCTCGGCAACATTCTGGGCTCGGGCATTTTCAATACCTTGGCCGTCGTGGGTCTGGCCGCCACCATTCAGCCCTTATCGGTTGATCCCGAAGTGCTGTATCGAGACTGGACTCTCATGCTCGGTTTAACGGTGGCACTGCTGGTGATGGGGTTCGGCATTACCGGTTGGCGAAAGCTGATTTCAAGGGTCGATGGCGTTCTGCTGGTGACCGTCTACGTGGCTTACACCGGCTACCTGCTTTCCACGGTAGTTGCGGCCGCCTGA
- a CDS encoding 1-acyl-sn-glycerol-3-phosphate acyltransferase produces the protein MNRLNLSPLTESATLLRRIAVVLGSVGLTAIYSLLILLRALFGKLNRPIVDKYCREWSATLLKLVRASLTVRGEVPDFNDGRRYIIMCTHASHYDIPISFVSLPGSIRMLSKQELSRIPLLGQAMAAAEFPWINRSNRAEAVRDLQKAKAMMESGIVLWAAPEGTRSPDGQLLPFKKGCFHLAFDTEAVIVPVAIRGVHKVLPARSLQINLGQPVEVRVGATIDTSGKSKDELPEVMEQVRARMLELLGDGEPE, from the coding sequence ATGAATCGTCTGAATTTGAGTCCCCTAACCGAGTCAGCAACGTTGTTGCGCCGCATCGCGGTGGTATTGGGATCAGTGGGGTTGACCGCCATCTACTCGCTGTTGATCTTGCTGCGGGCTTTGTTCGGCAAACTGAACCGGCCGATTGTGGATAAGTATTGCCGGGAGTGGTCGGCAACCTTGCTGAAATTGGTTAGGGCCAGCCTCACCGTTCGGGGCGAAGTGCCGGATTTCAACGATGGCCGCCGTTACATCATCATGTGTACCCACGCCAGCCATTACGACATACCCATCAGTTTTGTATCGCTGCCGGGCTCGATTCGCATGTTGTCCAAGCAGGAACTGTCTCGGATTCCGTTGCTCGGGCAGGCCATGGCGGCGGCAGAGTTTCCTTGGATCAATCGTTCCAACCGTGCCGAGGCAGTTCGGGACCTGCAAAAAGCCAAAGCGATGATGGAGAGCGGCATTGTGCTTTGGGCGGCGCCCGAGGGCACCCGTTCTCCGGATGGCCAGCTGTTGCCTTTCAAAAAGGGGTGCTTTCATCTGGCATTCGACACCGAGGCCGTGATTGTGCCGGTTGCCATTCGGGGAGTGCACAAAGTGCTGCCGGCGCGCAGTCTTCAGATCAACCTGGGCCAACCGGTGGAGGTTCGGGTAGGTGCCACCATCGACACCTCCGGAAAGAGCAAAGATGAACTACCCGAGGTGATGGAGCAGGTGCGGGCGCGCATGCTGGAGTTGCTGGGCGATGGTGAGCCAGAGTAA
- the msrB gene encoding peptide-methionine (R)-S-oxide reductase MsrB, which produces MSKSAAGYDVTPLSKAEVEEKAAGLTAEEKRVLLDHGTEHPFCGTLLDNKKNGVYHCRLCDLPLFGSDAKFDSGTGWPSFFQPFDPDHLRYIEDTSLGMTRTEIRCARCDSHQGHVFPDGPPPTGQRYCLNSISMVFHENE; this is translated from the coding sequence ATGAGTAAGTCTGCCGCAGGCTATGACGTAACGCCCCTGAGCAAAGCCGAGGTCGAAGAAAAGGCCGCCGGGCTGACCGCCGAAGAAAAACGGGTGCTGCTGGATCACGGCACCGAACACCCGTTTTGCGGTACCTTGCTGGATAACAAAAAAAACGGCGTGTACCACTGCCGCCTGTGTGATCTCCCGTTATTCGGCTCCGATGCCAAATTTGATTCAGGCACCGGCTGGCCGAGTTTCTTCCAGCCGTTCGATCCCGACCACCTTCGTTATATCGAAGACACCAGTCTGGGCATGACCCGCACGGAAATTCGATGTGCCCGCTGCGACAGCCATCAAGGGCATGTGTTTCCGGACGGCCCGCCGCCTACCGGGCAGCGATACTGCCTGAATTCCATTTCCATGGTGTTCCACGAAAACGAGTAA
- the msrA gene encoding peptide-methionine (S)-S-oxide reductase MsrA has translation MSEACNIPGLNVPRSRFPTPERELQESEGSAHVVLAGGCFWCVEAVFLAIDGVTRVESGYAGGSAETANYEAVCTGSTGHAEVIDVHYDPAKVGFGELLRVFFSVAHDPMQLNRQGNDVGTQYRSAVFYETEEQKALTEAYIQQLNEAGVYSGPVVTTVEPLEAFYPAEAHHQNFAARNPWQPYIMAVAAPKMEKLATAWPDRLKPEFSQDDPDLA, from the coding sequence ATGAGCGAAGCATGCAACATCCCGGGGCTGAATGTGCCCCGTAGCCGGTTTCCGACGCCGGAGCGTGAACTACAGGAAAGCGAAGGCAGCGCTCATGTTGTTTTGGCCGGGGGCTGCTTCTGGTGTGTCGAGGCGGTGTTCCTTGCCATCGACGGCGTGACCCGGGTGGAATCCGGTTACGCAGGTGGTTCGGCGGAGACGGCCAATTACGAAGCCGTGTGCACCGGATCAACCGGTCATGCGGAAGTGATCGACGTGCATTACGACCCGGCGAAGGTCGGATTTGGTGAATTGTTGCGGGTGTTCTTTTCGGTGGCCCACGATCCTATGCAGCTGAACCGGCAAGGTAACGACGTGGGTACCCAATATCGGTCGGCGGTGTTCTATGAAACCGAAGAGCAGAAGGCGCTTACCGAAGCGTACATTCAGCAATTGAATGAGGCAGGGGTCTATTCCGGGCCGGTGGTAACCACCGTTGAACCCCTTGAGGCGTTCTATCCGGCAGAGGCTCACCACCAGAACTTTGCCGCCCGCAACCCGTGGCAGCCCTACATTATGGCCGTTGCTGCGCCGAAAATGGAAAAACTGGCCACTGCCTGGCCAGACCGACTTAAACCGGAATTCAGTCAGGATGACCCTGATCTCGCGTGA
- the chrA gene encoding chromate efflux transporter translates to MAETVSSDSASGWQIFRIFLRLGLTSFGGPAAHLGFFHDEFVTRRKWLSAEAFGEVVALCQLLPGPASSQVGLSIGLLRGRYQGALAAWLGFTLPSALLMTLFAFGLTFWPEAGSGGWVHGLKLFVVAVVAQAVWQMGRALCPDQPRRVIALLVASALLWIGTAWVQLLLLALAGLAGVSLSLSSGKAVEPMTVGLQVRKPWLFAALFACLLVLSFLPLAPGSLAWVGAELYKAGALVFGGGHVVLPWLQEGFVETGQMTADTFLAGYGAAQAVPGPLFTFSAFLGGVEAGMPGAVIAVVAVFLPGTLLVFAGLPLWRWVREHPKARAALSGVNAGVVGLLLAALYDPVWTSAVQGSMDLAIALLLWLALAILRWPVWGLAPVSAILGVVFF, encoded by the coding sequence ATGGCAGAAACGGTCTCGTCTGATTCGGCGTCGGGTTGGCAGATTTTCAGGATTTTTCTGCGCTTGGGGCTGACCTCGTTCGGCGGTCCGGCTGCGCATCTGGGTTTCTTTCACGACGAGTTTGTGACCCGGCGAAAATGGCTGTCTGCAGAGGCCTTTGGTGAAGTCGTGGCATTGTGCCAACTGTTGCCCGGGCCAGCGTCCAGCCAGGTAGGATTGTCCATCGGTTTACTGCGCGGGCGATACCAAGGTGCCTTGGCGGCCTGGTTGGGATTCACGCTGCCGTCAGCATTGCTGATGACGTTGTTTGCATTCGGGCTTACGTTCTGGCCAGAAGCCGGTTCCGGTGGCTGGGTGCACGGGTTGAAACTCTTTGTTGTTGCCGTGGTCGCGCAGGCTGTCTGGCAGATGGGGCGAGCACTCTGTCCCGATCAGCCACGACGGGTGATCGCACTGCTGGTGGCGAGTGCCTTGTTGTGGATTGGTACGGCCTGGGTGCAACTCTTGCTGTTAGCCTTGGCGGGGTTGGCCGGAGTGAGTTTGAGCCTGAGCTCAGGCAAGGCGGTCGAGCCGATGACGGTCGGGTTGCAGGTACGAAAGCCCTGGCTGTTTGCCGCGTTGTTTGCCTGCCTGTTGGTGCTTTCGTTTCTGCCGCTGGCCCCGGGCTCCCTAGCCTGGGTTGGGGCTGAACTGTACAAGGCCGGAGCGCTGGTGTTTGGTGGTGGTCATGTGGTCCTGCCTTGGCTGCAGGAAGGGTTTGTGGAAACCGGACAGATGACCGCAGATACCTTCCTGGCAGGTTACGGGGCGGCTCAGGCGGTGCCGGGCCCCTTGTTCACCTTCTCGGCGTTTCTGGGAGGGGTCGAAGCGGGTATGCCCGGTGCGGTGATTGCCGTAGTCGCCGTGTTTTTGCCCGGAACCCTTTTGGTGTTTGCCGGTCTGCCATTGTGGCGCTGGGTACGAGAGCATCCAAAAGCGCGAGCCGCGCTTTCAGGCGTTAACGCCGGCGTGGTTGGCCTGCTTTTGGCTGCGCTGTACGACCCGGTGTGGACCTCCGCGGTGCAAGGCTCGATGGATTTAGCCATTGCTCTGTTGCTTTGGTTGGCATTAGCCATCCTGCGCTGGCCCGTTTGGGGCCTCGCCCCGGTAAGTGCCATACTGGGTGTAGTCTTTTTTTGA
- a CDS encoding metallophosphoesterase — translation MTAKVREPKNQEELLLYRLSLRLGPVHARQRLGIEQEYEALLLGRDKRSFHLENLTNAPGLIRFCLKAIGLFGRAQANSRKLRTATNTFTVHNLPAGFEGFRILHLTDLHVDMDEQNLQAVIRQIQSVDYDICVLTGDYRQLTWGPIEASLDGMASLREAIQGDAYAVLGNHDSVRMVPALEDIGYRLLLNEMTPLERSGDTLYLAGIDDAHYYKAHNLHKAGDDIPAGGVSLLLSHTPEVWREAAHAGYDLFLCGHTHGGQLCLPGGIPVTLDSDCPRHLGRGFWRVNGMQGYTSPGSGTSVLNVRLNCPPEITLHTLTRGPG, via the coding sequence ATGACAGCGAAGGTTCGCGAACCCAAGAATCAGGAAGAGCTCCTACTCTACCGACTAAGTTTGCGGTTGGGGCCGGTGCACGCCCGCCAGCGCTTGGGCATCGAACAAGAGTATGAAGCTCTTCTGCTGGGTCGGGATAAACGCTCGTTCCACCTGGAAAATCTCACTAACGCACCGGGATTAATCCGTTTTTGCCTCAAGGCTATCGGTTTGTTCGGTCGGGCACAGGCCAACAGTCGCAAACTGAGAACCGCCACCAACACGTTTACTGTTCACAACCTGCCAGCAGGGTTCGAGGGCTTTCGTATCCTGCACCTGACCGACCTGCACGTGGATATGGACGAACAAAACCTGCAAGCCGTCATCCGGCAAATCCAATCAGTGGATTACGATATCTGCGTACTGACCGGTGACTATCGCCAGCTCACCTGGGGGCCCATAGAAGCTTCTCTGGACGGCATGGCCAGCCTTCGCGAAGCCATCCAAGGCGATGCCTACGCGGTACTGGGAAACCACGACAGTGTGCGCATGGTGCCTGCTCTGGAAGACATCGGCTATCGATTGCTGTTGAACGAAATGACGCCGCTGGAACGCTCAGGAGATACCCTGTATCTGGCGGGAATTGACGACGCCCATTATTACAAGGCCCACAACTTACACAAAGCCGGCGATGACATTCCCGCCGGTGGCGTGAGCCTGTTACTCAGCCACACCCCCGAAGTCTGGCGGGAGGCCGCCCATGCCGGCTACGACCTGTTCCTGTGCGGACACACCCACGGCGGCCAACTCTGTTTGCCCGGCGGTATTCCGGTCACACTGGATTCCGACTGCCCCCGACATCTGGGCCGGGGCTTCTGGCGCGTTAATGGCATGCAGGGATACACCTCACCGGGCTCCGGCACATCGGTCCTGAATGTTCGACTGAATTGCCCGCCGGAGATCACACTGCATACCCTGACACGAGGGCCGGGCTAG
- a CDS encoding CDP-archaeol synthase, producing the protein MLLSLELFVLLVLANGVPVVLARLLPNRTDWPVDAGLTWSDGRPLLGPSKTWRGLVSGTAACALFALWLDLGWLFGALFGALSLFGDLLSSFVKRRMGMDSSARAVWLDQLPEAALPMLMAWFWFPLPFWEIAAIAVLFALSNMLFSPLLYRLGIRKQPH; encoded by the coding sequence TTGTTGTTATCGCTGGAGCTCTTCGTGTTGTTGGTTTTGGCCAACGGTGTTCCGGTGGTTTTGGCCCGGCTGCTGCCAAATAGAACGGACTGGCCGGTGGATGCCGGCCTGACGTGGTCAGATGGCCGGCCACTGCTCGGGCCGAGCAAAACCTGGCGAGGCCTTGTCTCTGGCACGGCAGCGTGCGCGTTGTTTGCACTCTGGTTGGATCTGGGCTGGCTGTTTGGTGCGCTGTTTGGTGCATTGTCTTTGTTCGGGGATCTGCTCAGCAGCTTCGTGAAACGGCGGATGGGTATGGATTCCAGTGCCCGGGCTGTCTGGCTAGACCAGCTCCCGGAGGCCGCGTTACCAATGCTCATGGCCTGGTTCTGGTTTCCGCTGCCGTTTTGGGAAATCGCAGCGATCGCGGTACTTTTCGCCTTGTCCAATATGCTGTTCTCACCTCTGCTCTACCGCTTGGGTATCCGCAAGCAGCCACACTAA